Part of the Acidobacteriota bacterium genome, TCGCCTATTGCGGCGCCAAACCCCACTTCGCGGACAGCGAAATAGCGACACTCGGGCTTGATCCCCGGAAGCTGGAGGACTATCTCCGCGACATTGCCGAGGTCAAGGAAGGCACTTGCTGCAACCGGCTCACCGGGTCGCGCATTGCCGCGGTGATGCCCATGCACACCTTCGGGCACCCGGTGGATCTCGATCCCCTGAGCGAGGTCTGCCGTCAGTTCTCCATTCCCCTGGTCGAGGACGCGGCCGAGTCGCTCGGTTCGTACTACAAGGGGAAACACACCGGGAATGTGGGACGGCTTGCCGCACTGAGCTTCAACGGCAACAAGATCGTGACCACCGGCGGGGGCGGCGCAGTCCTGACCAACGACGAAGAGCTGGCCCAGCAAGTCAAGCATGCGACCACGACCGCGCGGCTGCGGCACCAGTGGGCGTTTGTCCATGATCAGGTCGGGTACAACTACCGGATGCCCAACATCAACGCTGCGCTGGGGTGCGCGCAGATGGAGCAGTTACCTGATTTTCTGCGCTCGAAGCGCGCACTCAGCGAGCGCTATCAACAGCTATTCGCGGACGTTCCTAACGTGCGGTTCGTCACCGAGCCGGCCAACAGCCGCAGCAATTACTGGCTGAACTGTATTCTTCTGGATCGCGAATACGCACACCAGCGCGATGCATTGGTGCAGGCCACCAATGAGAGTGGCCTCATGACCCGTCCGGCATGGACGCTGATGCACCACCTGCCCATGTTCCGCGACTGCCCCAAGATGGATCTGAGCGTAGCTGAGGATATTGAGGCCCGCCTGGTCAGTATTCCCAGCAGCGCGGTCCTAGGCAGGCAGATGTGAGGTGGGTCGTGAACGGCGGGCGCACGCCGGATCCTGTGAGCGCCGAACGATGCTGAAGCCTATCGAGATCGCCGGACGCCAAGTCGGGCCAGGCGCGCCGTGCTTCGTGATCGCCGAGGTGGGGGTGAACCACAACGGCAGCTCGGAGAAGGCGAAGCAGCTCGTGGATGCTGCTCGTGCCGCCGGCGCCGACGCGGTCAAGTTCCAGACGTTCCAGGCTGACGAAGTCGTTTCGCCCGCCGCGGCAAAGGCGAAGTACCAGATCGAGGCCACGGGCGAGGCCGGGACGCAACTGGAGATGGTCCAGCGGCTCGAGCTGTCGCCGGAAGCGTTCGCGGAACTCGCCACGCACTGCCGAGCGCTCGGGATCCTGTTCCTCTCCACTC contains:
- a CDS encoding LegC family aminotransferase; amino-acid sequence: MDIPRVVATIRQALPPEAKDVALHEPRFAGSEWSYVKECLDTGWVSSAGTFVERFEKMLAEFTGARRAIAVTNGTAALHICLRSVGVQPGDEVIVPTLTFVATANAVAYCGAKPHFADSEIATLGLDPRKLEDYLRDIAEVKEGTCCNRLTGSRIAAVMPMHTFGHPVDLDPLSEVCRQFSIPLVEDAAESLGSYYKGKHTGNVGRLAALSFNGNKIVTTGGGGAVLTNDEELAQQVKHATTTARLRHQWAFVHDQVGYNYRMPNINAALGCAQMEQLPDFLRSKRALSERYQQLFADVPNVRFVTEPANSRSNYWLNCILLDREYAHQRDALVQATNESGLMTRPAWTLMHHLPMFRDCPKMDLSVAEDIEARLVSIPSSAVLGRQM